The Gemmata palustris genome includes a region encoding these proteins:
- a CDS encoding efflux RND transporter permease subunit, translated as MWIVRLALDRSYTFVVASILILVVGMVAIRKMPVDNFPDIDIPVVTVVYLYPGMPPDDVEKRILLVTERVLTASVNDIEHMESQAYTGTGVIRIYFQPKAKIEAATAQVTATCQTVLNNMPPGTTPPYIVRYSATSVPVAQIAVSSDTLTEAELYDFAANFIIQRLGTVQGARVPQPYGGKPRQIMVDLQPDQLYARGLSAADVSAAVNAQNLILPAGTAKIGDTDFNIKVNSSPEVVDAFNQIPVKTVNGAPVYLRDVAQVRDGYAVQTNVVRRDGKRAVLLPILKSEGASTLDVVARVRAALPGIQAQLPPELKLEILFDQSVFVRESVDGVLKEGAIAAGLTALLILVFLGSWRSTLIVVISIPLSVLCSIIAMWAVGETLNVMTLGGLALAVGILVDDATVEIENVHRNLGMRKPLREAILDGAAQIAVPALVSTLAICIVFVPVVFLTGPAAYLFVPLALAVIFAMLASYFLSRTLVPTLMLFLLGREAEQYASGHHESGGVFGRLHARFEQAFEMVRQAYRGLLAWALANRGITVALMLAFAVGSFALIPFIGRDFFPAVDAGQIRLHVRAPVGTRIEETERIFGQIEDVIREEVPAEERDTILDNMGVSPFYTNTAYINNELVSVYDGEILVSLKPGHQPTAEHIRRLRQELPKRFPGCTFDFLPADVTGQVLTFGKSAPINVQVVGVRREENLAVAKRLRERLARVPGVVDVRLRQIPDAPELRIDVDRVMASGLNVTQQEAARSLLVSLSSSFQGTPNFWVSPKNGVNYRVAVQTPQGKIDSVDALLSTPVTTTGGIGQPQLLTNMASLRRSESAGLISHYNVQTVYEVCATVQDRDLGGAASEIRTLVEETRGTLPKGSTIAIRGQIESMDESFAGLGFGLLFAVLLVYMLMVVNFQSWIDPFVILTALPGAAAGILWALFATGTTVSVPALMGGIMTVGVATANSILMVTFANEQRATGLDGREAALAAGSTRLRPVLMTAMAMIAGMLPMSLGHGEGGEQNAPLGRAVIGGLTIATMYTLFFVPVMYSLLRRRSSGEAASNAPRPEGSQS; from the coding sequence ATGTGGATCGTCAGGCTCGCCCTTGATCGCTCGTATACGTTCGTCGTCGCGTCCATCCTCATCCTCGTGGTCGGGATGGTGGCGATCCGCAAGATGCCCGTGGACAACTTCCCGGACATCGACATCCCGGTCGTTACCGTCGTCTACCTCTACCCCGGAATGCCGCCCGACGATGTGGAGAAGCGCATCTTGCTCGTGACCGAGCGGGTGCTGACCGCGTCGGTGAACGACATCGAGCACATGGAGAGTCAGGCGTACACCGGGACCGGGGTGATTCGCATCTATTTCCAGCCGAAGGCCAAGATCGAGGCCGCGACCGCACAAGTCACTGCTACTTGCCAAACCGTTTTGAACAACATGCCACCCGGCACGACGCCGCCGTACATCGTCCGGTACAGCGCGACGAGCGTACCGGTCGCGCAAATCGCGGTGTCGAGCGACACGCTGACCGAAGCCGAACTGTACGACTTCGCGGCCAACTTCATTATTCAACGGCTCGGCACGGTCCAGGGCGCGCGGGTGCCGCAGCCTTATGGTGGTAAACCGCGCCAGATCATGGTGGACCTCCAGCCGGATCAGCTCTACGCCCGAGGACTGTCCGCGGCCGACGTTAGCGCCGCGGTGAACGCCCAGAACCTGATTCTTCCTGCCGGAACCGCGAAGATCGGCGACACCGATTTCAACATCAAGGTGAACAGCAGCCCGGAAGTGGTGGATGCGTTCAACCAGATCCCGGTCAAGACGGTTAACGGCGCCCCGGTGTACCTGCGCGACGTGGCGCAAGTCCGAGACGGTTACGCGGTCCAAACGAACGTCGTTCGGCGCGACGGTAAGCGCGCGGTACTGCTACCGATTCTCAAGAGCGAGGGGGCGTCCACGCTGGACGTCGTGGCCCGCGTTCGGGCCGCGCTACCCGGGATTCAGGCGCAACTTCCGCCGGAACTGAAGCTGGAAATTCTCTTCGACCAATCAGTGTTCGTCCGCGAGTCGGTCGATGGGGTGCTGAAGGAAGGCGCGATCGCCGCGGGCCTCACGGCGCTCCTGATCCTCGTCTTCCTCGGGTCGTGGCGCTCGACGCTCATCGTCGTGATTTCTATCCCGCTGTCGGTCCTGTGCTCGATTATCGCGATGTGGGCGGTCGGTGAAACGCTCAACGTGATGACACTCGGCGGTCTGGCGCTGGCGGTCGGCATCTTGGTGGACGACGCGACGGTCGAAATCGAGAACGTTCACCGAAACCTGGGAATGCGGAAGCCGCTGCGCGAGGCCATCCTTGACGGGGCCGCTCAAATCGCGGTACCGGCTCTCGTGTCGACGTTGGCCATCTGCATCGTGTTCGTTCCGGTCGTGTTCCTGACCGGTCCGGCCGCGTATCTGTTCGTGCCGCTCGCGCTGGCGGTCATCTTCGCCATGCTCGCGAGCTACTTCTTGTCGCGGACGCTCGTGCCGACGCTGATGCTGTTCCTGTTGGGCCGCGAGGCCGAACAGTACGCGAGCGGGCACCACGAATCGGGTGGGGTGTTCGGTCGGCTGCACGCCCGGTTCGAGCAAGCCTTCGAGATGGTGCGGCAAGCCTACCGCGGGCTGCTGGCCTGGGCGCTCGCCAACCGCGGAATCACGGTCGCGCTGATGTTGGCGTTTGCGGTCGGCTCGTTCGCACTGATACCGTTCATCGGGCGCGACTTCTTCCCCGCGGTCGATGCGGGCCAGATCCGGCTCCACGTCCGGGCACCGGTCGGCACACGCATTGAGGAAACGGAACGAATATTCGGACAGATCGAGGACGTGATCCGCGAAGAGGTGCCGGCCGAGGAACGCGACACGATCCTCGACAACATGGGCGTGTCCCCGTTCTATACGAACACCGCCTACATCAACAACGAGCTCGTGAGCGTCTACGACGGCGAGATCCTGGTGTCGCTCAAACCCGGCCACCAGCCAACGGCGGAACACATCCGCCGACTGCGGCAGGAACTACCGAAGCGGTTCCCGGGCTGCACGTTCGACTTCCTCCCGGCCGACGTGACCGGGCAGGTACTCACGTTCGGTAAGTCGGCACCGATCAATGTTCAGGTCGTGGGTGTTCGGCGCGAAGAGAACCTCGCGGTCGCGAAGCGACTTCGAGAGCGGCTCGCGCGCGTTCCGGGTGTGGTAGACGTGCGCCTGCGGCAAATCCCGGACGCACCGGAACTGCGCATCGATGTGGACCGCGTGATGGCGAGCGGGCTGAACGTGACGCAGCAGGAAGCGGCGCGGTCACTGCTCGTGTCGCTGAGTTCATCGTTCCAGGGCACGCCGAACTTCTGGGTGAGCCCCAAGAACGGCGTGAACTACCGCGTCGCGGTACAAACTCCGCAGGGGAAGATCGACTCCGTCGATGCCCTGCTCAGCACGCCGGTTACCACGACCGGCGGGATCGGCCAGCCGCAACTGTTGACCAACATGGCTTCACTGCGGCGGTCGGAATCGGCCGGGCTCATCAGCCACTACAACGTGCAAACCGTTTACGAAGTGTGCGCGACCGTACAGGACCGCGACCTCGGCGGCGCGGCGAGCGAGATCCGCACTTTGGTCGAAGAAACCCGCGGAACGCTCCCGAAGGGGAGCACGATCGCGATCCGCGGGCAGATTGAGAGCATGGACGAATCGTTCGCGGGTCTCGGTTTCGGACTGCTGTTCGCGGTCTTGCTCGTCTACATGCTGATGGTCGTCAACTTCCAGTCGTGGATCGACCCGTTCGTCATCCTCACCGCGCTCCCGGGGGCTGCCGCCGGTATCCTCTGGGCGCTTTTCGCCACGGGAACCACTGTCAGCGTCCCGGCCCTGATGGGCGGGATCATGACCGTGGGCGTGGCGACCGCGAACAGCATCCTGATGGTGACGTTCGCCAACGAGCAGCGGGCCACGGGCCTGGACGGACGAGAAGCCGCCCTCGCCGCTGGTTCGACCCGCCTGCGGCCCGTGCTCATGACCGCGATGGCGATGATCGCCGGCATGTTGCCGATGTCGCTGGGTCACGGCGAGGGCGGCGAGCAAAACGCCCCGCTCGGTCGGGCCGTCATCGGTGGGTTGACCATTGCGACCATGTACACGCTGTTCTTCGTGCCCGTTATGTACAGCCTGCTTCGCCGCCGGTCCTCGGGCGAAGCGGCGAGCAACGCCCCCCGCCCCGAAGGGAGCCAGTCATGA
- a CDS encoding GntR family transcriptional regulator — protein MSVKKASVRDQVRRTLTERILAGHYKPGERLIELQVARELGTSQGSVREALRELEATHLVETTPHRGTRVRIVGVPEIREAYSARGLLEQAAAGTAAAAFVSGVEELRAEVACILRAADAKDYADQAAHVYTLHRMIVAASGNATLLRLWESLAFETWVRIRLGWGEINRKLAETSYARILATLERGDGAAAGQLLREHAEAFAPPAESAVTTTSA, from the coding sequence ATGTCCGTGAAAAAAGCGAGCGTCCGGGATCAGGTCCGCCGAACCCTTACGGAACGCATTTTGGCAGGGCATTACAAACCCGGGGAACGGCTCATCGAGCTTCAAGTTGCGCGGGAACTGGGCACGAGCCAGGGGTCTGTTCGCGAGGCCCTGCGCGAATTGGAGGCAACACACTTAGTCGAAACGACTCCCCACCGCGGAACACGGGTACGGATCGTCGGGGTACCGGAGATCCGCGAAGCGTATTCGGCTCGTGGGCTGTTGGAGCAAGCCGCAGCGGGTACTGCTGCCGCGGCATTCGTGAGCGGGGTCGAGGAGCTGCGTGCGGAGGTGGCGTGCATTCTGCGTGCGGCCGATGCAAAGGATTACGCCGACCAAGCGGCCCACGTTTATACGCTCCACAGAATGATCGTCGCGGCTTCTGGGAACGCGACGCTTCTCCGCCTCTGGGAATCGCTGGCGTTCGAGACCTGGGTGCGCATCCGCCTCGGTTGGGGCGAAATTAACCGCAAACTGGCCGAAACGTCTTACGCCCGGATTCTCGCGACTCTGGAGCGTGGCGACGGCGCTGCGGCCGGTCAACTCCTCCGGGAACACGCCGAAGCGTTTGCACCTCCGGCTGAGTCGGCCGTTACGACAACCAGTGCGTAG
- a CDS encoding AAA family ATPase — protein sequence MLDAPADRLRHSATDRLKARFVGRDEVIDLIALAIVAGEHLFLFGPPGTAKSLLVREFAGAVHCRYFEYLLTRFSEPTELFGPVDLARLREGVVATVTTGMLPEAEFAFLDELFNANSAILNNLLTVLNERVYRRGAETHRLPLLSAFAASNHLPEDDALQALFDRFLLRCKVDALPRSQLPALLAAGWAIERNGKPTADARDALTAEDLHAMGRLVKDVALDPVMETYADAVEKVRDLGVALSDRRAVKVLKLVAASAVMCGRASANVSDLWVLRYVWDRVEQIGPLGALVSGILDRAEKPDSPHPRAARPEEIDAEALAAELATAERELASGPKLVEIARLRERVQAVADRAAWVTDATSRGHLLAQTGALLKRLG from the coding sequence ATGCTTGATGCGCCCGCCGACCGCCTCCGTCACTCGGCCACCGATCGACTCAAAGCGCGATTCGTCGGGCGCGACGAGGTCATCGACCTGATCGCCCTGGCGATCGTTGCGGGCGAACACCTGTTCCTGTTCGGCCCCCCGGGGACCGCGAAATCGCTCCTCGTCCGCGAGTTCGCCGGGGCCGTTCACTGCCGGTACTTCGAGTACCTCCTCACCCGATTCTCCGAACCAACCGAACTGTTCGGCCCGGTCGATCTTGCCCGATTACGAGAGGGCGTGGTCGCCACCGTCACCACCGGAATGCTGCCGGAAGCCGAGTTCGCGTTCCTCGACGAACTCTTCAACGCGAACAGCGCGATCCTGAACAACCTGCTCACGGTGCTCAACGAGCGCGTGTACCGGCGCGGCGCGGAGACGCACCGGTTGCCGCTCTTGAGTGCGTTCGCGGCGTCCAATCACTTGCCGGAAGACGATGCGCTCCAGGCGCTGTTCGACCGGTTCCTACTCCGGTGCAAGGTGGACGCGCTGCCGCGCTCACAACTTCCCGCACTGCTCGCTGCGGGCTGGGCGATCGAGCGCAACGGCAAGCCGACGGCCGATGCGCGCGACGCGCTAACCGCGGAGGATCTGCACGCGATGGGCCGACTCGTAAAGGATGTGGCCCTTGATCCGGTGATGGAAACCTATGCCGACGCGGTGGAGAAGGTGCGCGACCTTGGCGTCGCCCTGTCCGACCGGCGCGCGGTGAAAGTTCTGAAGTTGGTCGCAGCTTCGGCGGTCATGTGCGGGCGTGCATCGGCGAACGTGTCGGACCTGTGGGTGCTCCGGTACGTGTGGGACCGGGTCGAACAAATCGGCCCGCTGGGGGCGCTGGTGTCCGGTATTTTGGATCGCGCCGAGAAGCCGGACTCCCCTCACCCGCGCGCGGCCCGGCCCGAAGAGATCGATGCCGAAGCCCTGGCCGCGGAACTGGCTACCGCCGAGCGCGAACTGGCGAGCGGCCCCAAACTGGTGGAAATCGCGCGCCTGCGCGAGCGCGTACAGGCGGTTGCCGATCGCGCCGCGTGGGTGACTGATGCGACCAGTCGGGGACACCTTCTGGCCCAAACGGGCGCACTTCTGAAGAGGCTCGGATGA
- a CDS encoding DUF6624 domain-containing protein, protein MRQIVVSAVLIFATVLQAAPLDAAKEPALREELLARVKTDQDARTKLIEAGSPPPKELIEALKKVDDTNRAWLKGVVEKHGWPGKALVGTDGAHAAWLLVQHSDADLPFQKKCLGLLETAVKAGEATGTDLAYLTDRVLAAEGKKQRYGTQLEQKDGKLVPKPVEDQEKLDVRRKELGLMPMAEYVAFAERMYKLKPAIPIRKPEFEAVVSKVLPAKEGEKDVLATVFVKGRDAGIPVTKTTAIHKQMGKLVPAAELSDIKDGVKVSVWITNGKAEAVLIFP, encoded by the coding sequence ATGCGACAGATTGTCGTCTCCGCCGTCCTGATCTTCGCCACCGTGCTTCAAGCCGCCCCGCTGGACGCGGCGAAGGAGCCTGCACTGCGCGAGGAACTGCTCGCGCGTGTGAAGACCGATCAGGACGCCCGCACCAAACTGATTGAGGCAGGCTCCCCGCCCCCCAAGGAACTGATTGAGGCTCTCAAGAAGGTTGATGACACGAACCGGGCGTGGCTCAAGGGCGTGGTCGAGAAGCACGGTTGGCCCGGCAAGGCGCTCGTTGGGACGGACGGGGCTCACGCCGCGTGGCTATTAGTTCAGCACTCAGACGCGGACCTCCCGTTCCAGAAGAAGTGCCTGGGCTTGCTCGAAACCGCGGTGAAGGCGGGTGAGGCCACGGGCACGGACCTGGCGTACCTCACCGACCGCGTCCTCGCCGCCGAGGGCAAAAAGCAGCGCTACGGCACGCAGCTCGAACAGAAGGACGGCAAGCTCGTCCCCAAACCCGTTGAGGATCAAGAGAAACTCGATGTGCGCCGCAAGGAACTCGGGCTCATGCCAATGGCCGAGTACGTGGCGTTCGCCGAGCGGATGTACAAGCTCAAGCCCGCGATCCCGATCCGTAAACCGGAGTTCGAGGCCGTCGTGTCGAAGGTTCTTCCCGCTAAAGAGGGCGAGAAGGACGTGCTGGCCACCGTGTTCGTGAAGGGCCGTGACGCGGGCATCCCGGTCACCAAGACGACCGCGATCCACAAACAAATGGGAAAACTCGTACCGGCGGCCGAGCTAAGTGACATCAAGGATGGGGTGAAGGTCAGCGTTTGGATCACGAACGGAAAAGCGGAAGCCGTATTGATATTCCCGTAG
- a CDS encoding RNA polymerase sigma factor, producing the protein MADTTFDSINLQDCLNRWRSGDREAADELLRATGKRLEKLARRMTRSFPNIRAQADTGDVLQNSTIRLLRSLRTMHPETTRDFFNLAAVHIRRELIDLARRCRGKAWLPFDVPGDSNPPVEPAADAPPDFDLWVRFHEAVDVLPVEEREVVGLVFYHGWTQVKIAQLFSVDERTIRRRWSRACDRLRAIIGDDRV; encoded by the coding sequence ATGGCTGACACCACATTTGACTCGATTAACCTCCAGGACTGCCTGAACCGGTGGCGCTCGGGGGATCGTGAAGCGGCGGACGAATTGCTGCGCGCAACGGGTAAACGGTTGGAGAAACTCGCCCGGCGGATGACGCGCTCGTTTCCGAACATTCGTGCGCAGGCGGACACGGGCGATGTGCTGCAAAACAGCACGATTCGGCTCCTGCGGTCCCTCCGCACGATGCACCCGGAAACGACCCGGGATTTCTTCAACCTCGCGGCGGTCCACATTCGGCGCGAGTTAATCGACTTGGCCCGCCGGTGTCGCGGGAAAGCGTGGCTCCCGTTCGATGTGCCCGGTGATTCCAACCCGCCCGTTGAACCGGCTGCGGACGCTCCGCCGGATTTCGATCTGTGGGTGCGATTCCACGAAGCCGTGGACGTGCTGCCGGTCGAGGAACGCGAGGTCGTCGGGCTGGTGTTTTACCACGGCTGGACGCAGGTGAAGATCGCGCAATTGTTCAGCGTGGACGAGCGCACCATTCGCCGCCGCTGGTCCCGGGCCTGCGACCGGCTCCGCGCGATCATCGGTGACGATCGCGTTTGA
- the selB gene encoding selenocysteine-specific translation elongation factor yields MPRDLILGTAGHIDHGKTSLIKALTGIDCDRLPEEKARGITIDIGFANLDLGDVRLGIVDVPGHERFVKNMLAGATGIDFALLVVAADDSIMPQTREHLEILKLLGIRNGLVALTKADLVDETTRDVVGLELRELVRGSFLEDAPIIPTSAHTGLGIAELKGALREMCVRVGGEEPNPLTPFPKKEGGTELNTKTETLQAPVLSPSPLGGGVREGLQAAPHQPPFPSAKGHGGGSSWFRLPIDRAFVVQGHGTVVTGSVVSGSIAVGDELEWHRGDGSTELVRVRGLNNHGRPVTEVHRGQRAAINLAGVPHDQVRRGQELARPSYLVPSKVLTVRLFASAEGKHGIKHRLPVRLHVGTAEIMATVSLLDCDTVDPGQWGLAQLFLTEPVTTAWGQPFVLRDSSAEQTLGGGQVVQPTATKVRRRHIEAIEHIEKLWSDAAETRALAVAWLAGSHGFAPNDLVRAAGVEPGRVEILALQLTSSGKLTDLTLASNRRLLVHSERVAELEARVLDTLGTMHAENPLMTTHDRQKALARLDYVNDEQLLQAVTDRLIRAKKVVGDARRIARADFKPKLSANQRKLKDKIVEAHAGAGFAPPEPKEFANQAGGNAGALKDIFEVACAEGFLVRLTDEFYLSAEAEAEMRRRVVQRLQNGSGATVAEIRDLLGTTRKFAVPVCEYLDRVGLTKRAGDLRVLVE; encoded by the coding sequence ATGCCACGCGACCTCATACTCGGCACCGCCGGGCACATCGATCACGGGAAAACGTCGCTCATCAAAGCGCTCACCGGAATCGATTGCGACCGGCTCCCCGAAGAGAAGGCGCGGGGCATCACCATCGATATCGGGTTCGCCAACCTCGATCTGGGCGACGTGCGCCTCGGTATCGTGGACGTTCCCGGCCACGAGCGGTTCGTGAAGAACATGCTCGCAGGGGCGACCGGTATCGACTTCGCGCTCCTCGTCGTCGCGGCCGACGACTCGATCATGCCGCAAACGCGCGAGCACCTCGAAATCCTCAAACTCCTGGGAATCCGAAACGGCCTCGTCGCTCTCACAAAAGCCGATCTGGTAGACGAAACGACGCGCGACGTGGTCGGCCTCGAACTCCGCGAACTCGTGCGCGGATCGTTCCTCGAAGACGCGCCGATCATTCCCACTTCCGCACACACCGGGCTCGGCATTGCAGAATTGAAGGGCGCGCTGCGGGAGATGTGCGTGCGTGTGGGGGGCGAAGAACCTAACCCCCTAACCCCCTTCCCTAAAAAGGAAGGGGGAACAGAACTGAACACAAAGACAGAAACACTACAAGCGCCGGTTTTAAGCCCCTCTCCTCTTGGGGGAGGGGTTAGGGAGGGGTTACAGGCAGCCCCCCACCAGCCCCCCTTCCCTTCAGCGAAGGGACACGGAGGCGGTTCCTCCTGGTTCCGGCTCCCCATCGACCGCGCGTTCGTGGTGCAGGGTCACGGCACGGTCGTCACCGGGTCGGTCGTGTCGGGGTCGATCGCGGTCGGCGATGAACTCGAATGGCACCGAGGAGACGGAAGCACTGAACTCGTGCGCGTGCGCGGATTGAACAACCACGGGCGGCCCGTCACGGAAGTCCACCGCGGACAGCGTGCGGCTATCAATCTCGCGGGCGTGCCGCACGACCAGGTGCGCCGCGGGCAAGAACTCGCGCGCCCCAGCTATCTCGTTCCGAGCAAGGTACTTACAGTAAGGCTCTTCGCTTCGGCCGAAGGAAAACACGGTATCAAGCACCGCCTTCCAGTGCGGTTACACGTCGGTACCGCGGAAATCATGGCCACGGTGTCACTCCTCGACTGCGACACCGTTGATCCCGGACAATGGGGGCTTGCGCAACTCTTCCTCACGGAACCAGTCACGACCGCGTGGGGGCAACCGTTCGTGCTGCGTGATTCGTCTGCGGAACAAACGCTCGGCGGTGGACAAGTTGTGCAACCGACCGCGACAAAGGTGCGACGCAGACACATCGAAGCCATCGAACACATCGAAAAGTTGTGGTCCGATGCGGCGGAAACACGGGCACTTGCGGTCGCGTGGCTCGCGGGCTCCCACGGCTTCGCGCCGAACGATCTCGTGCGCGCGGCGGGGGTCGAGCCGGGTCGAGTGGAAATACTCGCTTTGCAACTCACATCGAGCGGTAAACTCACGGATCTAACGCTCGCGTCCAACCGGCGGTTGCTCGTCCACAGCGAGCGCGTCGCGGAACTGGAAGCGCGCGTTCTCGATACGCTCGGCACGATGCACGCCGAGAACCCACTGATGACGACTCACGACCGCCAGAAGGCGCTCGCCCGGCTCGACTACGTGAACGACGAGCAACTCCTTCAAGCGGTTACCGATCGCCTCATTCGCGCGAAGAAGGTTGTGGGGGACGCTCGACGGATCGCGCGCGCGGACTTCAAGCCCAAGCTCAGTGCGAACCAGCGCAAACTGAAGGACAAGATCGTCGAGGCGCACGCCGGAGCGGGATTCGCGCCACCGGAGCCAAAAGAGTTCGCGAACCAGGCCGGAGGGAACGCGGGCGCACTCAAAGACATCTTTGAAGTCGCGTGTGCGGAAGGTTTTTTGGTGCGTTTGACCGACGAGTTCTACTTGTCGGCGGAAGCGGAGGCAGAAATGCGCCGGCGCGTTGTCCAGCGGTTGCAGAACGGATCGGGCGCGACCGTCGCCGAGATCCGCGACCTACTCGGCACGACGCGGAAGTTCGCCGTGCCCGTGTGCGAATACCTGGATCGCGTCGGGTTAACGAAGCGCGCGGGCGACCTGCGCGTGTTGGTGGAGTAG
- a CDS encoding D-sedoheptulose-7-phosphate isomerase, translating into MLGSTLNPKQFLSRVAEEMDRIDPAEIQKLSDLVHERYVAGRFVFVIGNGGSGSNASHFCEDMGKGTLARKFFDDDTKKRLKVLSLTDNTPYILAWGNDEGFDRVFSEQLKNLASPGDLLIAISGSGNSPNILRAVEWANAHGLTTYGCTGFSGGKLRGLAHFGLHVPLDDMGIVESIHLTAFHWVVDDTYRRISM; encoded by the coding sequence ATGCTTGGCTCGACGCTCAATCCGAAGCAGTTCCTCTCCCGCGTGGCCGAAGAGATGGACCGCATCGACCCGGCCGAAATCCAAAAACTCTCCGATCTGGTTCACGAGCGGTACGTCGCGGGGCGGTTCGTGTTCGTGATCGGTAACGGTGGGAGCGGGTCGAACGCTTCGCACTTTTGCGAGGACATGGGGAAGGGCACGCTCGCACGCAAGTTCTTCGACGACGACACGAAGAAGCGGCTGAAGGTGCTGAGCCTCACCGACAACACGCCGTACATTTTGGCTTGGGGCAACGACGAGGGCTTCGACCGTGTGTTTTCGGAGCAGTTGAAGAACCTCGCCAGCCCTGGGGATTTGCTGATCGCGATTAGTGGGAGTGGGAACAGTCCGAACATCCTGCGCGCGGTCGAGTGGGCCAACGCGCACGGGCTGACCACCTACGGCTGTACCGGCTTTTCGGGTGGGAAGCTCCGCGGGCTCGCGCACTTCGGGCTGCACGTGCCGCTCGACGACATGGGGATCGTCGAGTCGATCCACCTGACCGCGTTCCACTGGGTCGTGGACGACACCTACCGCCGGATCAGCATGTGA
- a CDS encoding CPBP family intramembrane glutamic endopeptidase produces MALKYGFAACAEEIVTRAYLITRLTTLLRSRGEAVLVAAILFASYHVYQGLQGFIDVFVFGVMYGMIFLGIGRVWPLVLAHALYNIRLELMLS; encoded by the coding sequence ATGGCGCTGAAATACGGCTTCGCCGCGTGCGCCGAGGAGATCGTGACTCGTGCGTACCTGATTACTCGCTTAACGACATTGTTGAGGTCGCGCGGAGAGGCCGTGCTCGTGGCTGCGATCCTGTTCGCCTCGTACCACGTGTATCAGGGGCTGCAAGGGTTCATTGACGTGTTCGTATTCGGGGTGATGTACGGGATGATCTTCTTGGGTATTGGGCGCGTGTGGCCGTTGGTTTTGGCCCATGCGCTTTACAATATCCGGTTGGAACTGATGCTCAGTTAG
- a CDS encoding DUF1990 family protein, giving the protein MPLLRKPSPEVIQKFLAAQSRLDFSYAAVGTTATTPPPGYVVDRTRVKLGDGEGTFLAAKAALTRWEHFRLGWVEAEPADTLIQTGSCVAVIARVMGFWWLNACRIVYVVNETDSVARFGFAYGTLPGHAESGEERFMVEWDQASDAVWYDILAFSRPNHLLARLGYPLTRMTQRRFARDSGRAMQQAAH; this is encoded by the coding sequence ATGCCCCTACTCCGCAAGCCTTCGCCCGAAGTTATTCAGAAGTTTCTCGCCGCGCAATCCCGGCTCGATTTCTCTTACGCAGCCGTTGGCACCACCGCGACCACACCGCCACCCGGCTATGTCGTGGATCGCACGCGGGTCAAACTCGGCGACGGCGAAGGCACGTTCCTCGCTGCAAAGGCGGCCCTCACACGCTGGGAGCACTTTCGCCTCGGTTGGGTCGAAGCCGAACCAGCAGACACGCTCATCCAAACCGGCTCGTGCGTGGCGGTTATTGCGCGCGTGATGGGGTTCTGGTGGCTCAATGCGTGCCGGATCGTTTATGTCGTGAACGAAACGGACTCCGTAGCCCGTTTCGGATTCGCTTACGGCACCCTTCCAGGACACGCCGAATCGGGCGAAGAACGGTTCATGGTCGAATGGGACCAAGCCAGTGACGCCGTCTGGTACGACATTCTGGCGTTCTCGCGCCCGAACCATCTGCTGGCCCGATTGGGCTACCCGCTCACGCGGATGACGCAGCGCCGCTTTGCCCGAGACTCGGGCCGCGCGATGCAACAGGCCGCACACTAA